GTTGAAGCTATTAATCGTATCCTACCCGGTGTTACCCAAATCTGTGACAGATTCCATTTGATAAAGAATCTGGTGGATGCTCTGACGGAAGAAATAGCCTCATTATCGCGGCTAAGTGTACATAAGCAAACTTATTCTTATCCCTCCACGGAAGAATGCAGAACCAAAATCATGGAAGCTCTTTATGGCCTGGGGGATGCCAGACATCGACATAAACTGAACCTGTTTGTGCAAGCAGATAGCCTTATCAGAAAAGGAATGAGCATTTCAGAAACAGCCCGCCAATTAGGAGTGCATTCACAGGTTATCTGGCGTTTGGTACGTCACCATACAGGCAAGGATTATATGTCTGCGCAGCAAAAGAGTATATTAAAACATGTCGATGAACTGGCTTTGGAAATCAGCCATGGATGTACGGATATAAAGAAATTGAAGAAGAAAATGGAAAGCAAAATGGATACGATTGCAATCTCGGCTGCCACGATAGGAATCAGAAACAAAATAAAGCAAGAGCTACGGGAAATCAGGAAATATAACAAAAATATAGCTGAAAGGAAAAACAAAAAACATGCATCAATAAGGAGTATACGGAGATTTATATTGAAAGGGGAATCCGCCGTGCAAAGTCTTACTGCTTTATTGAAGAATCCATTAATAAAACAGGTCATAACATTAGGATTGAGATTCAGGGAAATGATAAAAGGAAATCCCAAGCAATGGTCTCTGGAAAATTGGATAAAACAGGCTATGGAATGTGATTCAAAAGCCATGAAGACATTTGCTTGTGGAATAAAAGCAGACCAACAAGCGGTGCAAAATGCAATGGATATTTATTTGAACAACGGACTCTTGGAAGGAACTGTCAATAAAATAAAGGCCATCAAAAGGCAGATGTTTAATAGGGCAAGCTATAGACTACTTAATGTCAAACTCATTGCGTTTAAAACCTAATAGCTTGCACCTAAAGTGACGAAGAACCCAGAAAAATAAAAAGCTACCCTCACTCCCTAACTTTTTTTTGTTAACTATCTGTTTATATGAACTTTGCAGAGTGATGGATGCATTTTGAACCATCACTTTACCTCCACTTTTTAGGGCTACCCTAACGATTTCGAGTCATTTATTACAATTTCGCGCACTCCTACCCAGATAAAAAGTTATCTATTTTATATGCTGCTAAAGCAAAATTCTGTATCAAGGAATGGTTAAAATGTGTTATTCTGGCACGAAAAAAGTGAGGGTAGACACATTTCGTGATAGTTCCGTGATAGTTAAAAGTTCTACCCTAACGCTATACTAAACTATTAATCAGCAAGTTAAATCAAAAAGTGAGGGAGTGAGGGATGAAAATAATTTTGCGTTGAGAACTTTTAAAAAGTTCAATTCTATACGTAAATCATCTTCTTGGTCATTCCACCATCAATAACCAGATTCTGTCCGTTGATAAAGTTATTATCCTGATCACATAAGAAAAGACATGCCCGTGCAATATCGTCTGGTTTTCCTACTCTACCGGAAGGATGCTGTTCATGATCAGCTTCTGTAAGTGAATCATACTCTTTTGTCTGTATCCATCCGGGACTAATACAGTTGACTGTAATATGAAACTCCGATAAAGAGAGTGCCAACGCATGAGTTAAAGAAACAATGCCTCCTTTTGAAGCGGCATAACCTTCACTGCCCGGTTCACTCATCAAATAACGAGTGGAGGACATATTTATGATTCGTCCATAAGAAGGCAACACCTCCATTTTAGAACGGTGCAAAGCCCACAATCTGGAAGTTATAAAAGCAGGACGAAGGTTGGTTGCAATAATTCGGTCGAACTGCTTAACAGTCATTTCCGTCAAAGGAGAGAATCCACCAATACCCACATTATTTATCAAGATATCAATATCTTCCCAATCAGCAAATAGTTGTTCCACAATTTCAGTCAAAGCAGTTACATCAGTCACATCTGCTTTAAAGAATAAACAGTTTTCTGATAAGGGAAAAGAAGAATCCGGCTCACAGGCATCACAAAAAGCCACCTTGGCTCCCGCAGCCACAAAAGCTTCTACAATACCTCGCCCGATTCCCTGAGAGCCACCGGTTACAAATACTCGTTTATTTGACATTGTTTTCATAAGATGCTTTTTTATTGTTAGTGAACCAATTTATAATTAACTGAATTCAGAGAAGAAAGTTCTATGAAAGAGTTATAAACAGCGTACTTCCTCCGGCAGATAGCCACTGCGGATTCTCCACTCCTGAGGATAGAGATTATTTGCTCTATTACCTATATTCTTCACAAATCCCAGTGGAATATTTTTGTATTCCAGCAACACATATCCGCGTGGAGCAGATATATCTAAAGTAATGGCTTCTTTTCGTAAATAGGATATTGCCTGTTCATAACTTAGTTCATAAGTTGAAAACTGATCAATATTCAATTCATTACTCATGGCCAGAGATTGGTGAGGAAGCAGATCTTTCCCTTTTACTTCACCTATAGTAATACCTGAATGAACTATCCTTAATTGCTGACGCAAGGTATTCACCAATTCCACAAAAGCTTTGCGGCAGGCAATAATAAAGTCGCCTCTTCTCTCCAGCTCAAAGTCTTCGGGATGCTGCAACCATTGTTTTGCTTGCTGAGGAATTTCCAAAGGTTTCTCTTTCTTATTTTTTTTAGATGACTTCCTCCGTAAAGGCTCAATGTCTTCCTCTCCCGTTTTACGCAATGCTGCAAGAAAAAAACCTTCTCCCTTGGTTTTATGAGGAAGGAATCTGTAAACCGGTGTGTTTGTACCTGCGAG
This genomic interval from uncultured Bacteroides sp. contains the following:
- a CDS encoding SDR family oxidoreductase — translated: MKTMSNKRVFVTGGSQGIGRGIVEAFVAAGAKVAFCDACEPDSSFPLSENCLFFKADVTDVTALTEIVEQLFADWEDIDILINNVGIGGFSPLTEMTVKQFDRIIATNLRPAFITSRLWALHRSKMEVLPSYGRIINMSSTRYLMSEPGSEGYAASKGGIVSLTHALALSLSEFHITVNCISPGWIQTKEYDSLTEADHEQHPSGRVGKPDDIARACLFLCDQDNNFINGQNLVIDGGMTKKMIYV
- a CDS encoding transposase → MNQSISTVGKVTTNKPIYVNVNKKKSTISFKLHIPHYRQDRVSISGKSYTVELSRTSNDSRCPACGCLSQSLHGYYMRQLQGLEIFNHPLTLRVKTRKFRCRNEHCLRKVFSEDHSCLASPYGRNTLEVEERIREVSLKVTSRTASELLHGQNIFCSQSACLRSAHKELPSKSSNSLPVAIGIDDFAQKKGHIYGSVIVDQMTHRPIAVLPCREGDELEQFLRNNPQIQYITRDRGRNFVEAINRILPGVTQICDRFHLIKNLVDALTEEIASLSRLSVHKQTYSYPSTEECRTKIMEALYGLGDARHRHKLNLFVQADSLIRKGMSISETARQLGVHSQVIWRLVRHHTGKDYMSAQQKSILKHVDELALEISHGCTDIKKLKKKMESKMDTIAISAATIGIRNKIKQELREIRKYNKNIAERKNKKHASIRSIRRFILKGESAVQSLTALLKNPLIKQVITLGLRFREMIKGNPKQWSLENWIKQAMECDSKAMKTFACGIKADQQAVQNAMDIYLNNGLLEGTVNKIKAIKRQMFNRASYRLLNVKLIAFKT